A window of the Candidatus Nitrosotalea okcheonensis genome harbors these coding sequences:
- a CDS encoding tRNA (cytidine(56)-2'-O)-methyltransferase, whose protein sequence is MKIEVLRIGTRLVRDDRVTTHVTLVSRAFGASKIYMYDANPEIIETVYKVNKMWGSDFKVEIIENWKDIIKLKKKDLFKIVHLTMYGENINDIQDQVKKEEKILIVVGAEKVPREAYDMADYNIAIGNQPHSEISALAILLDRISQGQYLQKKYSDAEREIVPTKKGKNVIDKTTN, encoded by the coding sequence ATGAAGATTGAAGTTTTACGTATAGGTACACGACTGGTGAGAGACGACAGAGTAACTACACATGTCACTCTTGTATCCAGAGCATTTGGGGCATCGAAAATATACATGTATGATGCAAATCCAGAGATCATAGAGACTGTCTACAAGGTAAACAAAATGTGGGGTAGTGATTTCAAAGTAGAAATAATTGAAAATTGGAAAGATATTATAAAATTAAAAAAGAAAGATTTGTTCAAGATAGTACATTTGACGATGTATGGTGAAAACATCAATGATATACAGGATCAAGTAAAAAAAGAAGAAAAAATTTTGATTGTAGTTGGAGCAGAAAAGGTTCCAAGAGAGGCATATGACATGGCTGACTATAACATTGCAATTGGAAATCAACCACATTCAGAGATCTCAGCACTTGCCATACTACTTGATAGAATTTCACAAGGACAATATCTGCAGAAAAAGTACTCCGATGCAGAACGGGAGATAGTTCCAACAAAAAAAGGAAAAAATGTGATAGATAAAACTACTAATTGA
- a CDS encoding transcription factor, with translation MSVEHEDPFVKIAALIGGDEYLKVARSLLNTEDATDEEIASSTGLRINIVRKVLYDLFGKALITGIRVKDEKKGWFVYRWRARKDEVDNFIENQKKKIVERLQQRMDYENSADFYHCGNEDCQKLTFEKALDLSFKCPTCGKLVNLSKNEKLKKALQGKIDQLRDDLKH, from the coding sequence ATGTCAGTGGAACATGAAGATCCTTTTGTAAAAATTGCTGCCTTGATTGGTGGAGATGAATATCTGAAAGTTGCCCGCTCTCTTCTCAATACAGAAGATGCTACTGATGAAGAAATAGCAAGTTCAACTGGGCTTAGAATCAACATAGTTAGAAAAGTATTGTACGATCTTTTTGGCAAGGCTCTGATAACAGGAATAAGAGTAAAAGACGAAAAAAAGGGGTGGTTTGTTTACAGATGGAGAGCAAGAAAGGATGAAGTAGATAATTTCATAGAGAACCAGAAAAAGAAGATCGTAGAAAGATTACAACAAAGAATGGATTATGAGAATTCTGCAGATTTTTATCATTGTGGAAATGAAGATTGTCAGAAATTGACCTTTGAAAAGGCGCTTGATTTGTCCTTCAAGTGTCCTACTTGTGGAAAATTAGTAAATCTTTCAAAAAATGAAAAGCTGAAAAAGGCTTTACAAGGAAAGATAGATCAGCTACGTGATGATTTAAAACATTAA
- a CDS encoding 2,5-diamino-6-(ribosylamino)-4(3H)-pyrimidinone 5'-phosphate reductase, with the protein MEKSRPYVILSAAISIDGKIATRTGRSNLSSKKDLVRMHNLRKSVDAVLIGKNTVNIDNPLLTVRYVKGKNPIRVILNSKGNLSPKLKVINTAKKIHTILVVSENAPKNVERFVVKGVEIIRCGKKKINIKKLLKILGEKGIKRIVVEGGGTTNWYFFKEKLVDEIIITVTPYVLGGSTAISLVEGIGFGNVSNSFKLKKIEKLQNEIVLHYVS; encoded by the coding sequence ATGGAAAAATCTAGACCATATGTTATACTTAGTGCTGCCATTAGCATCGATGGAAAGATAGCCACCCGTACTGGAAGATCCAATCTTTCATCTAAAAAAGATCTGGTAAGAATGCATAATCTTAGGAAAAGTGTCGATGCAGTACTAATAGGAAAAAATACTGTAAATATAGATAATCCATTACTTACTGTCCGATATGTGAAGGGAAAAAATCCCATTCGTGTAATTCTTAATTCAAAAGGTAATTTGTCTCCGAAATTAAAAGTGATCAATACTGCAAAAAAAATCCATACAATACTTGTTGTATCTGAAAATGCTCCAAAAAATGTAGAACGATTTGTTGTAAAAGGAGTTGAAATAATCAGATGTGGAAAGAAAAAAATCAATATAAAAAAACTATTGAAGATACTTGGAGAAAAAGGAATCAAAAGAATTGTTGTTGAAGGTGGAGGTACCACTAACTGGTATTTTTTCAAAGAAAAACTAGTAGATGAAATTATAATTACTGTTACACCATATGTTCTAGGAGGAAGTACTGCAATTTCTCTAGTTGAAGGTATTGGATTTGGTAATGTATCTAACTCCTTTAAATTAAAAAAGATCGAGAAACTACAAAACGAAATAGTTTTACACTATGTATCTTAA
- a CDS encoding amidohydrolase family protein, protein MLIKNISLLYGIELDYIQNTNVRISGKNIEKIGVKLLPHKDEAVFDGEGLLMMPGLINSHTHIGDSIAKDIGIDADVEEKVHPVSGFKQKILKNSDKSHLTSFVKNSCISMVKKGITSFVDFRERGIEGINLLKNASSDISIRPIILGRIEYYQDTRSIKNDTPIPQHNKLSLQKLLMNCDGLGISGPNEFSNSALRYFAKTRKIRAIHSAETEESNITSRKISMKTETQRALLAKPNFLVHMTYASKKDLVMVVNNGASIVVCPRANGSLAEGIPDVDLMLDTGCNVAIGTDNVMINSPDMFREMDYLWKVSMGITKKRLSPKDILKMATTNASKFLGGKIGIIQNGKIADCIFIEKHSIDLEPMHNPHASIVQRASENTIKAVMYEGELVHGKI, encoded by the coding sequence ATGCTAATAAAAAATATCAGTCTGCTTTACGGTATAGAACTGGATTATATTCAAAATACCAATGTAAGAATTTCTGGAAAGAATATTGAGAAAATAGGAGTAAAACTCTTGCCTCATAAAGATGAAGCAGTATTTGATGGTGAAGGCCTATTGATGATGCCTGGACTAATCAATTCACATACGCATATTGGAGACTCTATAGCAAAAGACATAGGAATAGATGCAGACGTTGAGGAAAAGGTACATCCTGTTAGTGGATTTAAACAAAAAATCCTCAAAAATTCAGACAAATCGCACCTTACAAGCTTTGTAAAAAATTCATGTATTTCTATGGTTAAAAAAGGAATAACATCATTTGTTGATTTTCGAGAGAGAGGCATTGAAGGAATTAATCTATTAAAAAATGCCTCGTCAGATATCTCGATAAGGCCTATAATTTTAGGAAGGATTGAGTATTATCAGGATACAAGATCCATTAAAAATGATACTCCTATTCCACAACACAATAAATTGTCTCTACAAAAACTTCTGATGAATTGCGATGGACTCGGTATTAGTGGTCCAAACGAGTTTAGTAACTCTGCATTACGATATTTTGCAAAAACAAGAAAAATTCGTGCCATACACTCAGCTGAGACTGAAGAAAGTAACATAACATCAAGAAAGATATCTATGAAAACTGAGACTCAACGAGCTCTACTTGCAAAACCGAATTTCTTGGTGCATATGACATATGCTTCAAAAAAAGATCTTGTGATGGTAGTCAACAATGGGGCAAGTATTGTTGTATGCCCTAGAGCGAATGGATCTCTTGCGGAGGGCATTCCTGATGTAGATCTCATGCTTGATACTGGTTGTAACGTGGCAATTGGAACTGATAATGTAATGATAAATTCACCTGATATGTTCAGGGAAATGGATTATCTTTGGAAAGTTTCAATGGGCATTACTAAGAAAAGACTATCGCCAAAAGATATACTCAAAATGGCTACTACAAACGCTTCAAAATTTTTGGGTGGCAAAATTGGAATTATCCAAAATGGTAAAATAGCAGATTGTATATTTATTGAAAAACATTCGATTGATCTTGAACCAATGCATAATCCACACGCCTCAATAGTACAGAGAGCTTCTGAAAATACGATAAAAGCAGTGATGTATGAAGGAGAACTAGTACATGGAAAAATCTAG
- a CDS encoding GTP cyclohydrolase IIa — protein MIQLTIIKITGYGPWTLTLGSDREHRLQMLQASLYKEIQNLFSEKNCLAFPNRFDEIFVITNGLSIDDHVEIQRQLVKSFELGLSMSIGQGNTPFEASSNADKARRSNASLNEDHNVFGLSLNKDDVDLVQIIHMDVDGSTSVSAKKSPYEVSSLIITLYSEMSKFFLQRNSLTFFMGGDNFMIISSDINKDEITKFLEIVKQKYDISFNCGIGTAKTGRDAAKLATHSLDKIRELRDSGKKDTRILETTC, from the coding sequence ATGATTCAATTAACAATTATAAAGATTACTGGTTATGGACCATGGACTCTGACCTTGGGTAGTGATCGAGAGCATAGACTTCAAATGCTTCAAGCATCATTGTACAAAGAAATACAAAATTTATTTTCAGAAAAAAACTGTCTTGCATTTCCTAACAGGTTTGATGAAATCTTTGTAATAACTAATGGTCTATCAATTGATGATCATGTAGAAATTCAAAGGCAACTAGTAAAATCCTTTGAGCTAGGCTTGTCCATGTCTATTGGGCAAGGAAATACTCCATTTGAAGCAAGCTCAAACGCTGACAAGGCACGACGATCTAACGCCAGTCTGAACGAAGATCATAATGTCTTTGGGTTATCGTTGAATAAAGATGATGTAGATTTAGTTCAGATTATACACATGGATGTAGATGGCTCAACCTCAGTTTCTGCAAAAAAATCACCTTATGAAGTATCTTCGCTTATCATCACCTTATATTCTGAGATGTCAAAGTTTTTCCTCCAGAGAAACTCCCTTACATTCTTCATGGGTGGGGATAATTTTATGATAATAAGTTCTGATATCAACAAGGATGAAATAACAAAGTTTCTTGAAATTGTAAAACAAAAATATGATATTTCATTTAACTGTGGAATTGGAACTGCAAAAACAGGAAGAGATGCAGCAAAATTAGCTACTCACTCATTAGATAAAATTCGTGAGCTTAGAGATTCTGGTAAAAAAGATACACGAATTCTTGAGACAACATGCTAA
- the ribH gene encoding 6,7-dimethyl-8-ribityllumazine synthase, with amino-acid sequence MNIAIVVAEFNSEITSKMLDLAIEKADVLKMNVKYISKVPGVFDMPLLIDTLLQKKDVDAVVTLGAVIRGQTKHDELISHVTAKALADLSIKHQKPVTLGITGPGMSDRQAHQRIRPVAERAIEAAKKLSEELEKIRK; translated from the coding sequence TTGAATATAGCAATTGTTGTTGCAGAATTTAATAGCGAAATTACTTCTAAAATGCTTGATCTTGCTATAGAAAAAGCAGATGTGTTAAAAATGAATGTGAAATACATTAGTAAAGTACCAGGCGTATTTGATATGCCTCTCTTAATTGATACACTATTACAAAAAAAAGACGTTGATGCTGTAGTGACTCTTGGAGCCGTAATCAGAGGGCAAACAAAACATGATGAACTAATTTCACATGTAACTGCAAAAGCATTAGCAGATCTCTCGATAAAACATCAAAAACCAGTAACATTGGGAATAACTGGACCTGGAATGAGTGATAGACAAGCACACCAAAGAATACGACCTGTAGCTGAGAGAGCTATTGAAGCTGCAAAGAAACTATCTGAAGAACTGGAAAAAATCAGAAAATGA
- the ribB gene encoding 3,4-dihydroxy-2-butanone-4-phosphate synthase — protein sequence MSLDEALSSLRRGDFILLHDGNKRENEVDMVVAAEFVTPEHIARMRMDAGGLICMSINHTLASNLGLDYMHEILFNSQNFDVDLKKMIIGTAPYGDRPSFSISINHKNTFTGITDKERAFTISQMAALYKNENANKKDIFNSNFKTPGHVPLLIASEGLLSNRLGHTEMSIYLMNLAGLSQVTAICEMLDSQTYTALSTEKAKKYAKDNVIPYFDGTELVKLAKEH from the coding sequence ATGTCCTTAGATGAAGCACTCTCATCACTTAGGAGAGGTGATTTCATTCTACTTCATGATGGCAATAAACGCGAAAACGAGGTGGATATGGTAGTTGCAGCAGAATTTGTAACTCCGGAACATATAGCACGTATGCGTATGGATGCTGGAGGACTAATTTGCATGTCAATTAATCATACACTTGCATCAAATTTGGGATTAGACTATATGCATGAAATTCTTTTCAATTCTCAAAATTTTGATGTAGATTTAAAGAAGATGATAATAGGCACTGCTCCTTATGGAGATCGACCCTCGTTTTCAATTTCAATTAATCATAAAAATACATTCACTGGAATAACAGATAAAGAAAGAGCATTCACAATTTCTCAGATGGCAGCATTGTATAAAAATGAAAATGCTAACAAAAAAGATATTTTTAATTCCAATTTTAAGACACCTGGTCACGTTCCATTGCTTATTGCCTCTGAAGGATTATTATCAAATAGATTGGGACATACTGAAATGTCTATTTACCTGATGAACCTTGCAGGACTTTCACAAGTTACAGCAATTTGTGAAATGCTGGACTCTCAAACATATACAGCATTGTCTACAGAAAAGGCAAAAAAATATGCCAAAGATAATGTTATACCATATTTTGATGGTACCGAGCTTGTTAAACTTGCTAAGGAGCATTAA